One Neoarius graeffei isolate fNeoGra1 chromosome 16, fNeoGra1.pri, whole genome shotgun sequence DNA segment encodes these proteins:
- the pdpk1a gene encoding 3-phosphoinositide-dependent protein kinase 1a, translating to MVNGQPKKLVAVEGMEACVSQTHTPHTQQHKKRPEDFKFGRILGEGSFSTVVLAKEHSTGKEYAIKILEKLHIRKENKTQYVQRERDIMSSIDHPFFVKLYFTFQDADKLYFGLSYAKNGELLRYIRKISSFDEACTRFYAAEIVCALEYLHSIGIIHRDLKPENILLNEEMHIQIADFGTAKRLSSDSAQTRANSFVGTAQYVSPELLTEKSACKSSDLWALGCIVYHLVAGLPPFRAANEYLIFQKIMKLEYDFPEKFFPKAKDLVEKLLCSEPAKRLGCEEMGGYVPLRSHVFFESISWENLHLQSPPKLTPYLPAMAEDEEEYYGNYDDLRSQFSSIEVVHSSSSQALSVPTTLLPQRSTSNIEQYIHDLDNNSFELDLQFSSEEKQLLLQKQTNRNPWHQFVENNLILKMGPVDKRKGLFARRRQLLLTEGPHLYYVDPVNKVLKGEIPWSPELRPEAKNFKTFFVHTPHRTYYLMDPNGNADKWCKKIQEVWGKIYHNHQTTDM from the exons ATGGTAAACGGACAGCCGAAGAAGCTCGTGGCGGTCGAAGGTATGGAGGCTTGTgtgtctcagacacacactccacacactcagCAGCACAAGAAACGACCCGAGGACTTCAAGTTTGGGAGAATCCTGGGAGAAGGCTCCTTCTCAACT GTGGTTCTAGCAAAAGAGCATTCTACAGGAAAAGAATACGCAA TCAAGATTCTGGAGAAGCTGCACATCAGGAAGGAGAATAAAACGCAGTATGTCCAGAGAGAGAGGGATATCATGTCGAGTATCGATCATCCCTTTTTCGTAAAGCTCTACTTCACATTTCAGGATGCTGACAAGTTGT ATTTCGGACTTAGTTACGCGAAGAATGGTGAACTACTCCGCTACATTCGCAAAATAAGCTCTTTCGATGAGGCATGCACCCGCTTTTACGCCGCAGAAATAGTCTGCGCTCTTGAGTATCTTCATTCCATAGGAATCATTCACAG GGACCTGAAACCAGAGAATATTTTACTCAACGAGGAGATGCACATTCAAATTGCAGATTTTGGAACGGCAAAGAGGCTTTCTTCTGATAGCGCTCAAA CAAGAGCAAACTCTTTTGTTGGGACTGCACAATACGTTTCTCCAGAACTGCTAACTGAAAAATCAGCATGTAAAAG TTCGGACCTTTGGGCTCTGGGCTGTATCGTTTACCACCTGGTAGCTGGCTTGCCCCCCTTCAGAGCAGC GAATGAGTACTTGATATTCCAGAAGATAATGAAACTGGAGTATGACTTTCCAGAGAAGTTCTTTCCCAAAGCTAAGGATCTGGTGGAGAAGCTATTG TGTTCAGAGCCTGCCAAGCGTCTCGGCTGTGAAGAGATGGGGGGCTACGTTCCTCTGAGATCCCACGTGTtctttgagagcatctcttgggAGAACCTCCATCTGCAGTCTCCTCCAAAACTCACCCCGTACCTGCCAGCCATGGCCGAGGACGAAGAGGAGTATTATGGCAAT TATGATGACCTCCGGAGTCAGTTCAGCAGCATAGAGGTGGTTCACTCCAGTTCCTCGCAGGCTCTCTCGGTGCCGACCACGCTGTTGCCCCAGAGATCCACCAGCAACATCGAACAGTACATCCATGACCTGGACAACAACTCCTTCGAGCTGGACCTGCAGTTCTCCAGTGAGGAGAAACAGCTGCTGTTGCAGAAGCAGACCAACCGGAACCCCTG GCACcagtttgttgaaaataatttgatCCTGAAAATGGGACCAGTTGACAAAAGAAAG GGCCTGTTTGCTCGTCGAAGGCAGCTGCTACTGACAGAAGGACCGCATCTCTACTACGTGGATCCTGTGAATAAAGTCCTTAAAGGGGAGATTCCGTGGTCTCCCgaactgcgaccagaagccaAGAACTTCAAGACTTTCTTTGTCCACACG CCACACAGGACATATTATTTAATGGACCCCAATGGCAATGCGGACAAATGGTGTAAGAAGATCCAAGAAGTCTGGGGAAAGATTTACCACAATCATCAGACGACAGACAtgtag